The following coding sequences lie in one Brevibacterium marinum genomic window:
- a CDS encoding DUF6114 domain-containing protein: MKEASTSEQPTVEQQPVDQQIDEQQADEQRTSLLALSRRSRRAAERETAERETPVTDHSEQETEGSGRDGSQQSAGFGHWYRQRPFIGGVLVVLGGIELFFSGQLDLGNMKIQFGIEGLQATIIPIALVLLGVFATLRPTHHMFYGLIALALAVYSLIGVNLGGFIIGMLLASIGSVLVVAWMGPREPKPKVNKSRSKKSRAKKAEAEASGAERREAGETAGEERNL, encoded by the coding sequence ATGAAGGAAGCATCAACGAGCGAGCAGCCGACCGTCGAGCAGCAGCCTGTCGACCAGCAGATCGACGAGCAGCAGGCTGACGAACAGCGGACCAGCCTATTGGCATTGTCTCGCCGAAGTCGCCGTGCCGCTGAGCGGGAGACGGCTGAGCGAGAAACACCCGTCACGGACCACTCCGAACAGGAGACTGAGGGGTCGGGTCGGGACGGTTCTCAGCAGTCTGCCGGATTCGGGCATTGGTATCGGCAACGGCCCTTCATCGGCGGTGTGCTCGTCGTGCTCGGTGGAATCGAGCTCTTCTTCTCCGGTCAGCTCGACCTGGGGAACATGAAGATTCAGTTCGGCATCGAGGGGCTGCAGGCCACGATCATTCCGATCGCACTGGTGCTGCTGGGTGTCTTCGCGACTCTCAGGCCCACGCACCACATGTTCTATGGACTGATCGCGCTCGCTCTCGCGGTCTACTCGCTGATCGGGGTGAACCTCGGCGGGTTCATCATCGGCATGCTGCTGGCCAGTATCGGGTCAGTGCTCGTGGTCGCTTGGATGGGGCCGCGCGAGCCGAAGCCCAAAGTGAATAAGTCCCGGTCGAAGAAGTCTCGCGCCAAGAAGGCTGAGGCAGAGGCGTCGGGTGCCGAACGGAGGGAAGCCGGCGAAACTGCGGGCGAAGAGAGGAACTTATGA
- a CDS encoding nucleobase:cation symporter-2 family protein, which yields MSVSKQSSQTKRTKTARPEDERLPVGTSFAYGLQHVLTMYGGIIAVPLIIGKAAGLDGGGISVLIASCLFMGGLATILQSFGVPFFGSQLPLVQGVSFAGVATMTSILAGGDGLPEVFGAVLVASAVGLIVAPAFALIVKFFPPVVTGTVITTIGLSLMPVAAGWAMGGDAEAADYGSSRNILIAVGTLAVVLILSRVPVAMVSRLSILLAIVVGTLVCLVFGWADFSHVLDRGVFAFPEPFAFGMPTFSAAAIISMFIVIIVTFAETTADIIAVGEVVRTKVDSKRISNGLRADMLSSAVSPIFNSFTQSAFAQNVGLVAITGVKSRFVVTAGGVILVVLGLLPVMGGVVAAIPSPVLGGAGIVLFGTVAASGIRTLSKVEYEGNLNMILVAVSLAFGIIPVVEPDFYNSFPSWVGIILHSGISSATIMAVLLNLVFNHIGVRSKDRSDRSVFVAGTGRVIRRHELERLINHEALLAEGDTVKDGKIVDCNGEEVPVVTEHQHEKVVEAINSGEAQTQDDVRRVIQENED from the coding sequence ATGTCGGTATCCAAGCAGTCGTCTCAGACGAAGCGGACGAAGACGGCACGCCCGGAAGATGAGAGACTTCCGGTCGGCACGTCGTTCGCATACGGCCTGCAGCACGTTCTGACCATGTACGGCGGAATCATCGCCGTCCCCCTCATCATCGGCAAGGCCGCCGGGCTCGATGGCGGCGGAATCAGCGTGCTCATCGCATCATGTCTCTTCATGGGCGGCCTGGCCACCATCCTGCAGTCGTTCGGCGTCCCGTTCTTCGGCTCGCAGCTGCCTCTGGTCCAGGGTGTGTCCTTTGCCGGCGTCGCGACCATGACGTCGATCCTCGCAGGTGGCGATGGACTGCCGGAGGTCTTCGGCGCAGTCCTTGTCGCCTCGGCGGTCGGTCTCATCGTCGCCCCGGCCTTCGCACTCATCGTCAAATTCTTCCCACCGGTGGTGACAGGCACCGTCATCACGACGATCGGCCTCTCACTCATGCCGGTTGCCGCCGGTTGGGCGATGGGCGGCGACGCCGAGGCAGCCGATTACGGCAGCAGTCGGAATATCCTCATCGCCGTCGGCACCCTCGCCGTCGTTCTCATTCTGAGCAGGGTCCCCGTGGCAATGGTCTCCCGTCTTTCGATCCTCTTGGCAATCGTCGTCGGCACCCTCGTCTGCCTCGTCTTCGGCTGGGCCGACTTCTCCCATGTGCTCGACCGCGGAGTCTTCGCGTTCCCCGAGCCCTTCGCGTTCGGTATGCCGACCTTCTCCGCGGCGGCGATCATATCGATGTTCATCGTCATCATCGTCACCTTCGCCGAGACCACCGCAGACATCATCGCGGTGGGCGAGGTCGTAAGGACCAAGGTCGACTCCAAACGGATCTCCAACGGCCTGCGGGCGGACATGCTGTCATCAGCGGTGTCTCCGATCTTCAACTCATTCACCCAGTCGGCCTTCGCTCAGAACGTGGGCCTCGTCGCGATCACCGGAGTGAAGTCCCGGTTCGTCGTCACCGCCGGCGGTGTGATCCTCGTCGTGCTCGGTCTGCTGCCCGTCATGGGCGGGGTAGTTGCGGCCATCCCCTCCCCCGTTCTCGGCGGCGCGGGCATCGTTCTCTTCGGCACCGTCGCAGCTTCGGGCATTCGCACGCTGTCCAAGGTCGAGTACGAGGGCAATCTCAACATGATCCTCGTCGCGGTGTCACTGGCGTTCGGCATCATCCCGGTCGTCGAGCCTGACTTCTACAACTCATTCCCATCGTGGGTCGGCATCATCCTCCACTCGGGAATCTCCTCGGCGACCATCATGGCCGTGCTGCTCAACCTGGTCTTCAACCACATCGGTGTGAGGAGCAAGGACCGCAGCGATCGCTCCGTGTTCGTCGCGGGCACCGGTCGCGTCATCCGCAGACACGAACTCGAGCGACTCATCAACCATGAGGCGCTCCTCGCCGAAGGAGACACCGTCAAGGACGGCAAGATCGTCGACTGCAACGGCGAGGAGGTCCCCGTCGTCACCGAGCACCAGCATGAAAAGGTCGTCGAGGCCATCAACAGCGGCGAGGCGCAGACCCAAGACGACGTACGCCGAGTGATCCAGGAGAACGAGGACTGA
- a CDS encoding 8-oxoguanine deaminase, whose protein sequence is MWLRNPMAVHLGRDVDPSRASGGIVIDKDSGTIVELVPAGGEPTGGTQTIAEVVDASQHVITAGLVNTHHHFYQTLTRAWAPVADLPLFGWLTNLYPVWARLTPKALELATTVAMAELLESGCTTTADHHYLFPSGMDEAIDIQVEVTRKLGMRAMLTRGSMSLGEKDGGLPPQRTVQDPDVILADSRRLVEAHHERGDGAQVQIGFAPCSPFSVTTELMRESASLAHELGVRLHTHLAETLDEEEFCRERFGLRTVDYLESVGWLNDRSWLTHGVHFDAEEIARLGAAGVSVAHCPTSNMRLASGIARAVELEDAGVSVGLGVDGSASNDSSNLIREVRQALYVQRLRYGCDDVTCARVLDWATRGSAAALGREDIGRIEVGKQADLAMFRLDGLAFSGSHDPIPALVLCGAEKADRVMVAGQWRVLDGNAIGADNLALDKEALIAAHQEEARKLVTG, encoded by the coding sequence ATGTGGCTCCGCAATCCCATGGCCGTCCACCTCGGCCGTGACGTCGACCCATCCCGGGCCTCGGGCGGAATCGTCATCGACAAGGACTCCGGGACGATCGTCGAACTCGTCCCCGCCGGCGGCGAGCCGACAGGAGGAACGCAGACCATCGCCGAGGTGGTCGATGCCAGCCAGCACGTCATCACTGCCGGACTCGTCAACACCCACCACCACTTCTACCAAACCCTGACCCGGGCTTGGGCTCCGGTCGCGGATCTGCCGCTGTTCGGGTGGCTGACCAACCTCTATCCGGTCTGGGCGAGACTGACACCGAAGGCCCTCGAGCTGGCCACGACGGTTGCGATGGCCGAACTGCTCGAATCCGGCTGCACGACCACCGCCGATCACCACTATCTGTTCCCGTCCGGCATGGATGAAGCGATCGACATCCAGGTCGAGGTGACCAGGAAGCTCGGCATGCGTGCCATGCTCACCCGCGGATCCATGTCCCTGGGGGAGAAGGACGGTGGGCTGCCGCCGCAGCGGACCGTGCAGGATCCGGATGTGATCCTCGCCGACTCCCGCCGCCTCGTCGAGGCCCATCACGAACGAGGTGACGGCGCGCAGGTCCAGATCGGCTTCGCGCCCTGCTCGCCGTTCTCCGTGACCACCGAGCTCATGCGCGAGAGCGCGAGCCTCGCGCATGAGCTCGGTGTCCGCCTCCACACGCACCTTGCGGAGACCCTCGATGAGGAGGAGTTCTGCCGGGAGCGCTTCGGACTGCGCACCGTCGACTACCTCGAGTCGGTCGGGTGGCTGAATGATCGATCCTGGTTGACCCACGGTGTGCACTTCGACGCTGAGGAGATCGCCCGCCTCGGCGCGGCCGGTGTCTCCGTGGCACACTGCCCGACGTCGAACATGCGCCTGGCGTCGGGCATCGCTCGGGCCGTCGAGCTCGAGGACGCCGGGGTCAGTGTGGGCCTCGGGGTCGACGGATCGGCATCGAACGACTCCTCGAACCTCATCCGCGAGGTCCGGCAGGCCCTCTACGTCCAGCGTCTGCGCTACGGCTGTGACGACGTCACCTGCGCCCGTGTCCTCGACTGGGCTACCCGCGGATCCGCCGCTGCCCTGGGGCGTGAGGATATCGGGCGCATCGAGGTCGGCAAACAGGCGGACCTGGCGATGTTCCGTCTCGACGGACTTGCCTTCTCCGGCTCCCACGATCCGATTCCAGCACTCGTCCTCTGCGGTGCTGAGAAGGCAGATCGGGTCATGGTCGCAGGTCAATGGCGTGTGCTCGACGGCAATGCCATCGGTGCGGACAACCTGGCGCTCGACAAGGAAGCGCTCATCGCGGCCCACCAGGAGGAGGCCCGCAAGCTCGTCACCGGCTGA
- a CDS encoding creatininase family protein, producing the protein MTRQSVTEIRPHIRRYGELTSLEVEAAKRDEALLILPVGACEQHGDGLPLSTDSIRADHVAMAVAEELAAAGELTVGEELGVGEESCAAEGPAGDDTSDAGRAFVLPSIDYGVSPHHGNLPGTITLDPRTFVDIVTTVAGQICDSGFTRVLVITGHGGNMAALGVAQQVLLSTHPDLVFAYSPVSALAAEANAALPRTEVSGHSGESETSQMLAIDDRLVDSPRLTAGATDLADLSPRARLSRTKSPASAVTFDQYSENGALGDPRTATATAGVDILGEVIEKLVAYSREVLRL; encoded by the coding sequence GTGACCCGGCAGTCGGTGACGGAGATCCGACCGCATATCCGCAGGTACGGGGAGCTGACCTCGCTCGAAGTCGAAGCCGCGAAGCGGGACGAGGCCCTCCTGATCCTGCCCGTCGGCGCCTGCGAGCAGCACGGCGACGGGCTGCCCCTGAGCACCGACAGCATCCGGGCCGATCATGTGGCCATGGCCGTGGCTGAAGAGCTGGCTGCGGCTGGAGAGTTAACCGTCGGTGAAGAGCTGGGTGTCGGCGAAGAGTCGTGTGCGGCGGAAGGGCCGGCAGGCGACGACACTTCTGACGCAGGCAGGGCCTTCGTGCTTCCGAGCATCGACTACGGGGTGTCCCCTCACCATGGAAACCTGCCCGGCACCATCACACTCGATCCGCGGACCTTCGTCGACATCGTCACCACGGTCGCCGGCCAGATCTGCGACTCCGGCTTCACACGCGTCCTGGTGATCACCGGCCACGGGGGCAATATGGCGGCCCTCGGCGTCGCCCAACAGGTGCTGCTGAGTACTCATCCAGACCTCGTCTTCGCCTATTCGCCGGTCAGCGCTCTGGCCGCCGAGGCCAACGCTGCACTGCCGCGCACAGAGGTCAGCGGGCATTCCGGAGAATCCGAGACCTCACAGATGCTGGCCATCGACGACCGTCTCGTCGATTCCCCGCGCCTCACCGCGGGAGCCACCGACCTCGCCGATCTCTCACCGCGCGCTCGGCTGAGTCGGACGAAGTCGCCGGCGAGCGCCGTCACCTTCGACCAGTACTCCGAGAACGGGGCCCTCGGGGACCCTCGCACCGCCACAGCCACGGCCGGGGTCGACATCCTCGGCGAAGTCATTGAGAAGCTCGTCGCCTACTCCCGGGAAGTGCTGAGACTATGA
- a CDS encoding AbgT family transporter — protein MESTTTDKPTQERLPAVIRFLNVIEDVGNRLPHPFWLFWILAGILAVLSLVLSAMGVGVNDPGSGEWTPVNNLLSGEGIAMAVSTSLDAYQSFPPLITIMVVIMGVALAERTGMLSTAMKVSIARVPASLIVFTVAFMGTVSHVASAAAYVILVPLGGMVFKAVGRSPVLGVIVAYTSIASGYDASPIPTPNDAIFAGISSAAANIIDPDYIVTPIGNWYFNIASSILLAIVITIVTELVLTKRQNLEADEDAEHEDMVITDKERSALKFAMFAVIGMLIVIVVLVVPDNAPLRGDGPIGESPFLTGIAFIIALLFGVGGIVYGFREGTIETFADVPKLMSQGLASMAPVLVLFFAIAQFLEYFEWTNIGMLVSVSTSELFTGLGLPTWVVFILVLLVLSVVNVLITSGSAMWAIMAPVIVPMLMLLDVPPETSQAIFRIADSGSTSITPMSPYFILALGFMQRYQKSAGIGTLASHTLPLAVCMTIMWSLLFFLWWGLGIPLGPDAPVR, from the coding sequence ATGGAATCGACCACCACCGACAAGCCCACCCAGGAACGACTCCCAGCAGTCATCCGGTTCCTCAACGTCATCGAGGACGTCGGCAACAGACTGCCGCATCCGTTCTGGCTGTTCTGGATCCTGGCGGGAATCCTCGCCGTCCTCAGCCTCGTCCTCTCCGCTATGGGAGTCGGGGTGAACGATCCCGGCAGCGGCGAATGGACACCGGTGAACAACCTGCTCAGCGGCGAGGGAATCGCGATGGCCGTGAGCACCTCGCTCGACGCCTACCAGTCCTTCCCGCCGCTGATCACGATCATGGTCGTCATCATGGGCGTGGCCCTCGCCGAGCGCACAGGGATGCTGTCGACGGCGATGAAGGTCTCGATTGCCAGGGTCCCCGCGTCCCTCATCGTCTTCACCGTCGCCTTCATGGGCACGGTCTCCCACGTCGCCTCGGCCGCGGCCTACGTCATCCTCGTCCCACTCGGCGGCATGGTGTTCAAGGCGGTCGGTCGCTCCCCCGTCCTCGGCGTCATCGTCGCGTACACGTCCATCGCCTCGGGCTACGACGCCAGCCCCATCCCGACGCCGAATGACGCGATCTTCGCGGGCATCAGCTCGGCGGCGGCGAACATCATCGACCCCGACTACATCGTCACCCCGATCGGCAACTGGTACTTCAACATCGCAAGCTCCATCCTCCTGGCCATCGTCATCACCATCGTCACGGAACTCGTGCTCACGAAGCGACAGAACCTCGAAGCCGACGAGGATGCCGAACACGAAGACATGGTCATCACCGACAAGGAACGCTCGGCCCTGAAGTTCGCGATGTTCGCCGTCATCGGGATGCTCATCGTCATCGTCGTTCTCGTCGTACCGGACAATGCACCGCTGCGCGGGGACGGTCCGATCGGTGAGTCGCCGTTCCTGACCGGAATCGCGTTCATCATAGCCCTACTCTTCGGCGTCGGCGGGATCGTCTATGGCTTCCGCGAGGGCACCATCGAAACGTTCGCCGACGTGCCGAAGCTCATGAGCCAGGGGCTGGCGAGCATGGCGCCCGTCCTCGTCCTGTTCTTCGCGATCGCCCAGTTCCTCGAATACTTCGAGTGGACGAACATCGGCATGCTGGTCTCGGTCTCGACCTCGGAGCTGTTCACAGGGCTCGGACTGCCCACCTGGGTGGTCTTCATCCTCGTACTGCTCGTCCTCTCCGTCGTCAACGTCCTCATCACGTCCGGGTCGGCCATGTGGGCGATCATGGCACCGGTCATCGTGCCGATGCTCATGCTCCTCGACGTTCCGCCCGAAACCTCGCAGGCGATCTTCCGCATCGCCGACTCGGGTTCGACCTCGATCACCCCGATGAGCCCCTACTTCATCCTCGCGCTCGGATTCATGCAGCGCTACCAGAAGTCCGCCGGCATAGGCACACTGGCCTCCCACACGCTGCCGCTGGCGGTGTGCATGACGATCATGTGGAGCCTGCTGTTCTTCCTCTGGTGGGGCCTGGGCATCCCGCTCGGCCCGGATGCGCCGGTGCGGTGA
- a CDS encoding DUF6230 family protein yields MKFPKFRNIRKIGSSHAGRIALVGIPAGIVSAALMGGVAQGAVPVSFSVSGSQFQISSSQLEGEGFSQYSGIAKGTEGKDHQVVIANIEKATLADLCQSVTTETPLGKVGLLIKAGGGEEPASATGLQIGMTELMGDAKFKNIRIGVDASEVNTEAKGTKGDFAQDSDTISIDKLEQRAWSTQASVFTLKDMSLEMTDGSETCF; encoded by the coding sequence ATGAAGTTCCCGAAGTTTCGCAATATCCGCAAGATCGGCTCTTCGCACGCCGGACGCATCGCACTAGTAGGAATCCCTGCGGGCATCGTCTCGGCAGCACTGATGGGCGGGGTTGCGCAGGGTGCCGTTCCGGTCTCATTCTCGGTGTCGGGAAGTCAGTTCCAAATCAGTTCCTCACAGCTCGAGGGAGAAGGATTCTCCCAGTACAGCGGAATCGCGAAGGGCACCGAGGGCAAAGATCACCAGGTCGTGATCGCCAATATCGAGAAAGCCACGCTTGCGGATCTCTGTCAGTCGGTGACCACGGAGACTCCGCTCGGCAAGGTCGGCCTGCTCATCAAGGCAGGCGGCGGCGAGGAGCCGGCATCCGCCACCGGTCTGCAGATCGGTATGACGGAGCTCATGGGCGATGCCAAGTTCAAGAATATCCGGATCGGCGTCGACGCTTCCGAGGTCAACACCGAGGCCAAGGGCACCAAGGGTGACTTCGCCCAGGATTCCGACACGATTTCGATCGATAAGCTGGAGCAGAGAGCCTGGAGCACCCAGGCTTCGGTATTCACGCTCAAGGACATGTCATTGGAGATGACCGACGGATCTGAGACGTGCTTCTGA
- a CDS encoding DUF2871 domain-containing protein: MKKIFNAAFSYMIIGVLAGLFYREFTKANDFPEGDFTQLSVVHTHLLTLGFIVLLIVLVLDKVFGLSGSKLFSWFFWIYNVGIILTVGMMVWHGSLTVLGQESNAMIAGIAGLGHIALSVSLVLFFLSLRKAIVADKAVTETTARSIAD; the protein is encoded by the coding sequence ATGAAGAAAATATTCAACGCGGCATTCTCTTACATGATCATCGGCGTCCTCGCGGGTCTGTTCTACCGTGAGTTCACCAAGGCCAACGACTTCCCGGAAGGTGATTTCACCCAGCTCAGCGTCGTCCACACCCACCTGCTGACGCTCGGCTTCATCGTCCTGCTCATCGTCCTCGTCCTCGACAAGGTCTTCGGGCTCTCCGGTTCGAAGCTGTTCTCCTGGTTCTTCTGGATCTACAACGTCGGCATCATCCTCACCGTCGGCATGATGGTCTGGCACGGATCGCTGACCGTCCTCGGGCAGGAGTCCAATGCCATGATCGCCGGCATCGCCGGGCTCGGACACATCGCACTCTCCGTGAGCCTCGTCCTGTTCTTCCTGTCGCTGCGCAAGGCTATCGTCGCCGACAAAGCCGTGACCGAGACGACGGCTCGGTCGATCGCTGACTGA
- a CDS encoding type 1 glutamine amidotransferase, whose product MSEMRILAIEHEAGAGPERFGAWLTEAGATVDVLRPYRGEAIPGALDGTSAHHGYDALLVLGGSAGPLEDDDNPWLPQVRDLLKRSAAGEFPSFNICLGGELLAAATSAELFRRERPQVGIYDLHTTSAGERDPVFAAIAGEERETIPAVLFHQEEMELPEGAELLLTGSDAPVQGYRVGEFAWGTQFHPESDAAQVERWLSSDPLQLPEGKTGESITAEVAEADAELIRINRALAHSFVDYLREL is encoded by the coding sequence ATGAGCGAAATGAGAATCCTGGCCATCGAGCATGAGGCCGGTGCCGGTCCCGAGCGGTTCGGGGCGTGGCTGACCGAAGCGGGGGCGACCGTGGACGTCCTCCGTCCCTACCGTGGCGAAGCGATTCCCGGCGCACTCGACGGCACTTCTGCTCACCACGGCTATGACGCGCTCCTCGTCCTCGGAGGATCCGCCGGGCCCCTCGAAGATGATGACAACCCGTGGCTGCCCCAGGTCAGAGACCTGCTCAAGCGATCGGCGGCAGGGGAATTTCCCAGCTTCAACATCTGCCTCGGTGGGGAGCTGTTGGCCGCTGCCACCTCGGCGGAGCTCTTCCGGCGGGAGCGCCCACAGGTCGGCATCTACGATCTGCACACCACCTCGGCGGGGGAGAGGGACCCCGTGTTCGCAGCCATCGCAGGCGAAGAACGGGAGACGATCCCGGCGGTGCTCTTCCATCAGGAGGAGATGGAGCTGCCCGAGGGGGCCGAGCTCCTCCTGACGGGATCCGACGCGCCGGTCCAGGGCTACCGAGTCGGCGAATTCGCGTGGGGCACACAGTTCCATCCCGAATCCGATGCCGCGCAGGTCGAACGATGGCTGAGCTCGGACCCGCTCCAACTGCCCGAGGGCAAGACCGGCGAGTCGATCACGGCTGAGGTCGCCGAGGCGGATGCCGAGTTGATCCGGATCAACCGAGCGCTCGCACACAGCTTCGTCGACTATCTGCGTGAGCTCTGA
- a CDS encoding GntR family transcriptional regulator has translation MPIPTNMPIPQRRLLRDDVYRSIRDAIVRGQLAPGEQLRDQELGAWLQVSRTPVREALQRLTQAGLVMAEPGRMTRVAPENPESVVNARQIAAQLHALAMSLAFPKLVAKDIDDMEAANEDLRSALGDAASSASDIDAAICADDAFHEAALSRCGNPLIPDHLEVVTATLRRAEYLHFDSAKGSDSPEQHAQIIAAIRAGDRDRAVALTSENWSALTSNRTE, from the coding sequence GTGCCGATTCCCACGAACATGCCGATCCCCCAGCGAAGGCTGCTGCGTGACGACGTCTATCGCTCGATCCGCGACGCCATCGTCCGCGGACAACTGGCTCCCGGGGAACAGCTGCGCGACCAAGAGCTCGGTGCCTGGCTGCAGGTCTCCCGCACTCCGGTTCGCGAGGCCCTTCAGCGGCTGACCCAGGCGGGCCTCGTCATGGCCGAGCCGGGACGGATGACACGTGTGGCCCCGGAGAATCCCGAGTCGGTCGTCAACGCCCGACAGATCGCGGCCCAACTGCACGCCCTCGCGATGAGTCTCGCCTTCCCGAAACTGGTGGCAAAGGACATCGACGACATGGAGGCCGCCAACGAGGACCTGAGGTCGGCACTGGGAGATGCAGCCTCGAGCGCCTCCGACATCGATGCGGCCATCTGCGCCGATGACGCGTTCCACGAGGCAGCCCTGTCACGCTGCGGCAATCCGCTCATCCCCGACCACCTCGAGGTCGTCACGGCGACCCTGCGGCGTGCCGAATACCTGCACTTCGACTCGGCCAAGGGTTCGGACTCACCCGAGCAGCACGCGCAGATCATCGCCGCCATCCGCGCCGGCGACCGTGACCGCGCAGTGGCTCTGACCAGCGAGAACTGGTCCGCACTCACAAGCAACCGCACTGAGTGA
- a CDS encoding alpha/beta hydrolase family esterase, whose amino-acid sequence MPSTTKRRLSIALALTLLLGPTLPLAPQPAASATPTAATSTATSTPTSATPSTAGARDGSPQTEPRLSRGCGVEQKSGNDQGTITSAGDERTYRINIPRDYDATVPTPLILGFHGRGSDGAEFQNYTGLPDLPAITIFPDGVRTDGKRSWQGAPYAGGADDVRFVADLLDSVEDEFCIDLDRVYATGKSNGGGMVSVLACQLRDRFSAFATVAGAYYPQSFAGCDYSEPTPMLAIHGTGDSTMHYEGGERQGETYPSVHEWLQPWAETADCGEPKDRKVGRKGEKVVRTTWQDCRDGADVELYTVAEGGHVWPGETMYSGGGYVTEDFSATETLWDFFSDHSRSNTSTESAGAVGPAGAAGSE is encoded by the coding sequence TTGCCTTCAACGACGAAACGCAGACTGTCCATCGCTCTCGCTCTGACGCTCCTGCTCGGCCCCACGCTGCCCCTCGCCCCACAGCCCGCGGCCTCAGCCACACCCACAGCGGCAACATCAACCGCAACGTCAACACCAACCTCAGCCACACCATCAACCGCGGGCGCAAGAGACGGATCGCCCCAGACCGAACCCCGCCTCTCACGCGGGTGCGGGGTCGAACAGAAGTCCGGGAACGACCAGGGCACGATCACCTCGGCGGGGGACGAACGAACCTACCGGATCAACATCCCGCGCGACTACGACGCCACCGTCCCGACTCCTCTCATCCTGGGCTTCCATGGCAGAGGCTCGGACGGCGCCGAATTCCAGAACTACACGGGGCTGCCCGATCTGCCCGCCATCACGATCTTCCCCGACGGAGTCCGCACGGACGGGAAGCGTTCCTGGCAGGGCGCACCGTATGCCGGCGGCGCCGATGACGTGCGCTTCGTCGCCGACCTCCTCGATTCGGTCGAGGACGAGTTCTGCATCGACCTGGATCGCGTCTATGCGACAGGCAAGTCGAACGGCGGAGGCATGGTCTCGGTCCTCGCCTGCCAGCTGCGAGACAGGTTCTCCGCCTTCGCGACCGTTGCCGGCGCCTACTATCCGCAGTCGTTCGCCGGCTGTGACTACTCAGAGCCGACGCCGATGCTTGCCATCCACGGCACCGGCGACTCCACCATGCACTACGAGGGAGGCGAGCGCCAGGGAGAGACCTACCCCTCCGTGCACGAGTGGCTGCAGCCCTGGGCCGAGACCGCCGACTGTGGAGAGCCGAAGGACAGGAAGGTCGGCAGGAAGGGCGAGAAGGTCGTGCGCACCACATGGCAGGACTGCCGCGACGGTGCGGATGTCGAGCTCTACACCGTCGCCGAGGGAGGTCACGTCTGGCCGGGCGAGACCATGTACAGCGGCGGCGGGTACGTGACCGAGGACTTCTCCGCGACCGAGACGCTGTGGGATTTCTTCAGCGACCACTCGAGAAGCAATACCTCCACCGAATCTGCGGGAGCCGTCGGACCTGCGGGAGCGGCCGGCTCGGAGTGA
- a CDS encoding FadR/GntR family transcriptional regulator has protein sequence MTPPIGLVERLTRDIVDTIRSQDLQPGQTLPSAKALAERFEVTVPTVREALRRLEATGSVELKHGSGTYVREAINRRILDNPHYVPIDLAAAIELLDARIAIEPGIAELAASVQGESAVQTMETAVDNALQLHTEVPAGHFHVELAKASGNRALHEMLVSLLAIHSRTQQAARFTYDRLRDHDEHADILDAIRRGDGLEASHRTRKHLESIRAAVLADWSAHTDDSDIAEASAQSESDASPEGTEQ, from the coding sequence ATGACACCACCCATCGGACTCGTCGAACGACTCACCCGAGACATCGTCGACACGATTCGCTCGCAGGACCTGCAGCCCGGACAGACGCTGCCCTCGGCCAAGGCGCTGGCCGAACGCTTCGAAGTCACCGTCCCCACTGTCCGGGAGGCGCTGCGCCGCCTCGAAGCCACGGGGTCGGTCGAGCTCAAGCACGGCTCAGGGACCTACGTGCGGGAGGCGATCAACCGTCGCATCCTCGACAATCCGCACTATGTGCCCATCGACCTCGCGGCCGCCATCGAACTGCTCGACGCTCGGATCGCCATCGAACCCGGCATCGCGGAACTCGCAGCGAGCGTGCAGGGCGAAAGCGCCGTGCAGACCATGGAGACGGCGGTCGACAATGCCCTGCAGCTGCACACCGAGGTGCCAGCCGGTCATTTCCACGTGGAGCTGGCAAAGGCGTCGGGCAATCGCGCGCTGCACGAGATGCTCGTGTCCCTGCTGGCCATCCACTCACGCACTCAGCAGGCGGCCCGCTTCACCTACGATCGGCTTCGCGACCACGACGAGCACGCGGACATCCTCGACGCGATCAGACGCGGCGACGGCCTCGAAGCATCACATCGGACGCGCAAGCACCTCGAGAGCATCAGGGCAGCCGTCCTCGCCGACTGGTCTGCCCACACCGACGACAGCGATATCGCCGAGGCGAGCGCACAGTCCGAATCGGACGCCTCACCAGAAGGCACCGAACAGTGA